A window of Periplaneta americana isolate PAMFEO1 chromosome 9, P.americana_PAMFEO1_priV1, whole genome shotgun sequence genomic DNA:
CATATACAATGTACTGCACGCTGTTGAATAGTTAGACACAAACAAACGACACACTACAATATTGACAGTAACATTATAACCTGCTAAAAGAAATCTCGAAGCTGAGACAGTAGGGTTAGGGAAAGTATAATATGGCATGTCTTTTGTagtgaattataattattttgaaaacattaagaataacaccctttttttttcttctcccaaGAACTGCTATTGTAGGTAGCTAGGTACCGTAGTACATCTTTTCTCACACCATCATTTTCACTCCCTCGCATCActgcttttatttcaaattttattgtaactagTTCTACGAATCTACGGTTTATTCTTCTTTTATATTTACGGTATtgcttatatagttatttataacTTAAGCTGTTTCGACAAATTGACAGCTACTGTATAAGCTCAAAGGTCAGTACTCTTCCCACACCACCGTTTTTATTATTCAGTACCGGTATTCACTAATTTAACCGACTGACACTAGGAAAGGGGTAGAGGCGACACATGCATTATATTGGACagggaataaaaatattattattattattattattattattattattattattattattattattattattattattattattaatacatggaTCATaagggagactaagaggaaggaggaaactaggaaagattggagaatgcttggtttgcagtgaaagacctgcccttgggcagaacactaagaatgggaatggtaataataatcttcaatttaATCATCTTCATCTTTGTTTCATAGTAGCCTTTGTAGTCGTACAATGTAATTAAGTAAAGAATTACCATTACCAATATTTGTCCTGATGCTGCATCATATCagtggctaagaagtgataccgcGTATCTGTGAATTTGCAGATGAATcggaaaatttacaaaaattgaatgTTCTCAAAATAGACAACCTTTTCATATGTATATGTTTCTCCTTTGCAAGATCTACTCGAGGACAGGCTATTAATTACTGGTATCTACCCAAtttttataacataataataatgtaggtatTCTAaatataatgtagttaaactaaatgaccttttttttttggATACGAGGTAGCTATCACTTCTTAGTCATTGATATTAATTATCTTGTTTCTAAACCTGATGTTACACTGCCTTCAAGCTCACACATTGTCTCTTCTCGTGTCTCTTGTATTGCTAATATCAAGGAAGGAGTTTTGCCACATATTATAGTCTCTTTGCTAAGATTTGGCACTACCCTGAACACTATAAGTACAAGTCCAAGAGCTGATGTCGCTGCATAAAACCAGCACACTCCAAATGGATGTATTGTGTTTATCATGAAAACTAGGAACTTGGAAGCTGTCAGTACTAGAAACCAATGCAATCCCCCTGCAAGGCTCAAGATAGATGGGCGGAGAGGTGATGGCGTGAACTGGAAGGCAGTGACAGGAGCATGGGAGCTCACTCCCAGCCAGAATGTGATCTGAAACACAAGATGTATCACCATCGGAAGCCATGGCACAATCCAAGTCCAGTTCTCTCCCTGTTCTAAGCTGAAGAGGCACAGTCCAGTTGCTCCAAGCGCTATAGCAATGGTTCCAGTTGAAATGATAAGGGACACACCTAGAGACTGTGGTCCAGGAGCAATGAGGAGTATTCCTGATGCAATACTCACTGCAGCAATCCGTACCGATAAAGTGATGATTTTGTCATTAGCATAGATATCTGCGAATTTATACACCCACGCCGAATAGAAATCATATACGTGTATGCCACACACGCTTGGTAGACCTAATAGGCTTACTGCAAGCAACAATGAATGCAAGTATGTCCTCAGCATGGCTATGCTGGTCCGCTcacaaaattgttcttcctctttcaGAAACATTGCTAGCGTATGGCAGACATCTCCATGGTGTCCCTGAAGAGCACGGAGTGATGCCTTCGCCTGCTGGATCTGCTGTTTACGCAGGAGCAACCATCTTGGAGACTCTGCTGTGAAGCACAGACCAAGTGCAGCAGTTGCGATGATGCCCGCTGGTGTGAGGCATAAATATCGGGCATTGGATGATATGGGATAGACATGTGCCAACAGAGCTGCCATGGCAGTTGGCAGCTGGATGCATGCGATAATGGCAGAAGCAGCTCTAGAGTTACTGGGAAAACCTAAACAGATAATATCATGTTTACAGGTAAATATATTGTACCTTCCTGactaaattcaaaattatttcaaaatatgaatttaaatgtgTGTTAAGTGACATAACAATGGGAGGTGGGTAAGATATTCCTCCCTTAAGAATTC
This region includes:
- the LOC138705925 gene encoding uncharacterized protein isoform X1 is translated as MSCCLVLVLVLCGASSLAIGLAQEYSQHLLNSIENPLLQPWTGVFLSMGALIGCLLSWLPLRCLGRRTALQLVVAPLLTVGSCFVFLAGAMSPILLLGSSLQAAALGVSYSAMPIYILESMCFPSNSRAASAIIACIQLPTAMAALLAHVYPISSNARYLCLTPAGIIATAALGLCFTAESPRWLLLRKQQIQQAKASLRALQGHHGDVCHTLAMFLKEEEQFCERTSIAMLRTYLHSLLLAVSLLGLPSVCGIHVYDFYSAWVYKFADIYANDKIITLSVRIAAVSIASGILLIAPGPQSLGVSLIISTGTIAIALGATGLCLFSLEQGENWTWIVPWLPMVIHLVFQITFWLGVSSHAPVTAFQFTPSPLRPSILSLAGGLHWFLVLTASKFLVFMINTIHPFGVCWFYAATSALGLVLIVFRVVPNLSKETIICGKTPSLILAIQETREETMCELEGSVTSGLETR
- the LOC138705925 gene encoding uncharacterized protein isoform X2, with translation MSCCLVLVLVLCGASSLAIGLAQEYSQHLLNSIENPLLQPWTGFPSNSRAASAIIACIQLPTAMAALLAHVYPISSNARYLCLTPAGIIATAALGLCFTAESPRWLLLRKQQIQQAKASLRALQGHHGDVCHTLAMFLKEEEQFCERTSIAMLRTYLHSLLLAVSLLGLPSVCGIHVYDFYSAWVYKFADIYANDKIITLSVRIAAVSIASGILLIAPGPQSLGVSLIISTGTIAIALGATGLCLFSLEQGENWTWIVPWLPMVIHLVFQITFWLGVSSHAPVTAFQFTPSPLRPSILSLAGGLHWFLVLTASKFLVFMINTIHPFGVCWFYAATSALGLVLIVFRVVPNLSKETIICGKTPSLILAIQETREETMCELEGSVTSGLETR